The Octopus sinensis linkage group LG19, ASM634580v1, whole genome shotgun sequence genome contains a region encoding:
- the LOC115222273 gene encoding uncharacterized protein LOC115222273 isoform X1 translates to MDVFRKTCKLWSSWFYLVSRKRTNQNFMRCFQTSACCQHKDMNSNELSEDSSTTPTTKTPITKTPKPISESVKKAKCEALWGMFIGDALSMPVHWYYNTNDILKNYDRWISDYIAPKTFYSGSILPLSAVGDSGRISSSNNRNETIIGQVILHDKLKFWTSGDPYFYHQGMKPGDNTLNMLVALKMLQTMQETDPWALKSDQEVMASVLESYVHFMTTPNTHNDTYAESFHRLFFKDWNAVPDPPLRGQDIFDFAKRRSRQILSRPPDSQLASIGALVLVLPWVLRNAGKTEDECAQTAVEFIKLTHPVQSLIPFVDMYSRLFHATLNGFDLGSEVRKILAHASLGGHDNRHMMLHLADQVSSTEKSLKSHQRNTSLLGLACYIESSMKTLLYLMLCFAEDFNSGTYVNTNSGGENCHRGAALGAVLGAASVQGKSEKIKNVWKSGLTLHEELQKLEASFLASEPSRES, encoded by the exons AACCAACCAGAACTTCATGCGCTGTTTTCAAACCAGCGCTTGTTGCCAACACAAAGATATGAACTCCAATGAACTCAGCGAAGACAGCTCAACAACACCAACCACTAAAACACCCATCACCAAAACTCCAAAACCGATTTCAGAGAGTGTGAAGAAGGCCAAGTGTGAAGCATTATGGGGGATGTTTATTGGAGATGCTTTGTCCATGCCAGTCCACTGGTACTACAACACCAATGATATCCTGAAGAACTATGACAGATGGATATCAGACTACATAGCTCCAAAGACATTTTACAGTGGATCCATTCTTCCACTGTCTGCGGTTG GTGACAGTGGTCGCATATCTTCAAGTAACAATCGAAACGAAACCATTATAGGCCAAGTAATTTTACATGACAAGCTTAAATTCTGGACGAGTGGAGATCCATATTTTTACCACCAAG GGATGAAGCCAGGTGATAATACTCTTAATATGTTGGTCGCTCTGAAAATGCTTCAGACCATGCAAGAAACTGACCCATGGGCACTAAAGTCCGACCAAGAAGTCATGGCCAGTGTACTGGAGTCCTATGTCCATTTCATGACCACACCCAACACTCACAATGATACATATGCAGAATCTTTCCATCGGCTGTTCTTCAAAGACTGGAATGCCGTTCCTGACCCTCCATTAAGGGGACAAGACATTTTTGATTTTGCTAAAagaag ATCGCGGCAAATTTTATCTCGACCACCTGATAGCCAACTGGCGAGCATCGGGGCTTTAGTATTGGTTTTGCCTTGGGTTCTACGCAATGCCGGCAAAACCGAAGACGAGTGTGCACAGACAGCAGTTGAATTCATCAAGTTAACGCACCCAGTTCAATCCCTGATTCCCTTTGTTGACATGTACTCCCGACTGTTTCACGCCACCTTGAACGGGTTTGATTTGGGATCTGAAGTAAGAAAAATACTGGCACACGCTTCATTGGGAGGCCACGACAACAGACACATGATGTTACATTTAGCAGATCAAGTAAGCAG CACTGAAAAATCGTTAAAAAGTCACCAAAGAAACACCAGTTTACTTGGATTAGCCTGCTACATagaatcttccatgaaaactcTACTCTATCTGATGCTGTGTTTTGCTGAAGACTTCAACAGTGGTACATACGTCAACACCAATAGTGGAG GTGAGAACTGTCATCGTGGTGCAGCATTAGGAGCTGTTTTAGGTGCAGCTTCGGTGCAGGGAAAAAGTGAGAAGATAAAAAACGTGTGGAAAAGCGGCCTGACGTTACATGAAGAACTACAGAAACTAGAAGCTAGTTTTCTTGCATCTGAACCTAGTCGAGAGAGTTAG
- the LOC115222273 gene encoding uncharacterized protein LOC115222273 isoform X2, which translates to MRCFQTSACCQHKDMNSNELSEDSSTTPTTKTPITKTPKPISESVKKAKCEALWGMFIGDALSMPVHWYYNTNDILKNYDRWISDYIAPKTFYSGSILPLSAVGDSGRISSSNNRNETIIGQVILHDKLKFWTSGDPYFYHQGMKPGDNTLNMLVALKMLQTMQETDPWALKSDQEVMASVLESYVHFMTTPNTHNDTYAESFHRLFFKDWNAVPDPPLRGQDIFDFAKRRSRQILSRPPDSQLASIGALVLVLPWVLRNAGKTEDECAQTAVEFIKLTHPVQSLIPFVDMYSRLFHATLNGFDLGSEVRKILAHASLGGHDNRHMMLHLADQVSSTEKSLKSHQRNTSLLGLACYIESSMKTLLYLMLCFAEDFNSGTYVNTNSGGENCHRGAALGAVLGAASVQGKSEKIKNVWKSGLTLHEELQKLEASFLASEPSRES; encoded by the exons ATGCGCTGTTTTCAAACCAGCGCTTGTTGCCAACACAAAGATATGAACTCCAATGAACTCAGCGAAGACAGCTCAACAACACCAACCACTAAAACACCCATCACCAAAACTCCAAAACCGATTTCAGAGAGTGTGAAGAAGGCCAAGTGTGAAGCATTATGGGGGATGTTTATTGGAGATGCTTTGTCCATGCCAGTCCACTGGTACTACAACACCAATGATATCCTGAAGAACTATGACAGATGGATATCAGACTACATAGCTCCAAAGACATTTTACAGTGGATCCATTCTTCCACTGTCTGCGGTTG GTGACAGTGGTCGCATATCTTCAAGTAACAATCGAAACGAAACCATTATAGGCCAAGTAATTTTACATGACAAGCTTAAATTCTGGACGAGTGGAGATCCATATTTTTACCACCAAG GGATGAAGCCAGGTGATAATACTCTTAATATGTTGGTCGCTCTGAAAATGCTTCAGACCATGCAAGAAACTGACCCATGGGCACTAAAGTCCGACCAAGAAGTCATGGCCAGTGTACTGGAGTCCTATGTCCATTTCATGACCACACCCAACACTCACAATGATACATATGCAGAATCTTTCCATCGGCTGTTCTTCAAAGACTGGAATGCCGTTCCTGACCCTCCATTAAGGGGACAAGACATTTTTGATTTTGCTAAAagaag ATCGCGGCAAATTTTATCTCGACCACCTGATAGCCAACTGGCGAGCATCGGGGCTTTAGTATTGGTTTTGCCTTGGGTTCTACGCAATGCCGGCAAAACCGAAGACGAGTGTGCACAGACAGCAGTTGAATTCATCAAGTTAACGCACCCAGTTCAATCCCTGATTCCCTTTGTTGACATGTACTCCCGACTGTTTCACGCCACCTTGAACGGGTTTGATTTGGGATCTGAAGTAAGAAAAATACTGGCACACGCTTCATTGGGAGGCCACGACAACAGACACATGATGTTACATTTAGCAGATCAAGTAAGCAG CACTGAAAAATCGTTAAAAAGTCACCAAAGAAACACCAGTTTACTTGGATTAGCCTGCTACATagaatcttccatgaaaactcTACTCTATCTGATGCTGTGTTTTGCTGAAGACTTCAACAGTGGTACATACGTCAACACCAATAGTGGAG GTGAGAACTGTCATCGTGGTGCAGCATTAGGAGCTGTTTTAGGTGCAGCTTCGGTGCAGGGAAAAAGTGAGAAGATAAAAAACGTGTGGAAAAGCGGCCTGACGTTACATGAAGAACTACAGAAACTAGAAGCTAGTTTTCTTGCATCTGAACCTAGTCGAGAGAGTTAG